The bacterium genome contains a region encoding:
- a CDS encoding enterochelin esterase: MSLAVRELEKAYASAPEAIDRFLADRSFPLQEGTTTTFVYRGPADEVHLRHWIFGLESSLAFTRLGESDLWYLVLELPELSRVEYKLDVVRDGKGEWIQDPLNPLVAHDPFGANSVYQGVGYETPEWATPDEEARVGEMEEIAVRSQAFNEDRLLRVYVPARFRKNRRYPVLLVHDGADYLRYAGLQTVLDNLIYRLEIPELVVAMTDSGDRLGEYTSNPDHDRFIAEEVPTALERRFPVDPDRSAWGLMGASLGAVATLSAAWRNPGRFGKLLLQSGSFVFTDIGDHNWRGPQWDQVVSFMNAFREAPGSPAESLFVSCGIYESLIYENRSLLPILQTTGMDVRYVEARDGHNWENWRDRLRVGLSWLFPGPLWMVYE; this comes from the coding sequence ATGAGCTTGGCAGTTCGTGAGCTTGAGAAGGCCTATGCCAGCGCACCGGAAGCCATCGACCGGTTTCTCGCCGATCGGAGCTTTCCGCTGCAGGAGGGCACGACGACGACCTTCGTCTATCGCGGGCCGGCCGATGAAGTCCATTTGCGTCACTGGATCTTCGGGCTCGAGTCCTCGCTGGCATTTACACGGCTGGGGGAGAGCGACCTCTGGTACTTGGTGCTCGAGCTGCCCGAGCTCTCTCGTGTCGAATACAAGCTCGACGTCGTTCGGGACGGCAAGGGCGAGTGGATCCAGGATCCACTCAACCCGCTCGTCGCCCACGATCCCTTTGGCGCCAATTCCGTCTACCAAGGGGTCGGCTATGAAACGCCCGAGTGGGCCACCCCTGACGAAGAGGCACGAGTTGGAGAGATGGAGGAGATCGCAGTTCGCAGCCAAGCCTTCAACGAAGACCGGCTTCTTAGGGTGTACGTGCCGGCCCGCTTTCGCAAGAACCGGCGCTATCCGGTGCTCCTTGTACACGACGGTGCCGACTATCTGCGCTACGCCGGCTTGCAGACCGTTCTCGACAACCTCATCTACCGCCTCGAGATTCCCGAGCTCGTCGTGGCCATGACGGATTCGGGCGATCGGCTCGGTGAGTACACCTCGAACCCGGATCACGATCGCTTCATCGCCGAGGAGGTCCCCACCGCCTTGGAGAGGCGTTTTCCCGTTGACCCGGACCGGTCGGCTTGGGGTCTCATGGGCGCCAGCCTCGGCGCGGTGGCTACGCTTTCGGCTGCCTGGCGCAATCCCGGCCGCTTCGGGAAGCTCCTGCTGCAGTCGGGCTCGTTCGTTTTCACGGACATCGGTGACCACAACTGGCGCGGACCGCAGTGGGACCAGGTGGTGAGTTTCATGAACGCGTTTCGAGAAGCGCCGGGAAGCCCCGCCGAGAGCCTGTTCGTGAGCTGCGGTATCTACGAGTCGCTCATCTATGAGAACCGATCTCTTTTGCCGATACTCCAGACGACCGGGATGGACGTGCGCTATGTCGAAGCCAGGGACGGTCACAACTGGGAGAACTGGCGTGACCGGCTGCGGGTGGGACTGTCGTGGTTGTTCCCCGGTCCCCTCTGGATGGTTTATGAGTGA
- a CDS encoding ATP-grasp domain-containing protein: MHVIFVEPSFPHSQVEFVRSLAEVGAAVTGIGETPAEALSDSVKRYLDGYERVDSVCHEEELLATVRSIQNRRWVDRLEATVEAHILPTAKVREACSIPGTSVRTAFLCRDKPAMKEALRQAGVPCARSTGVSTPEEARDFAERVGYPIILKPRSSAGAAGTYRVEGDSQLEAAIRACGIDRGESTAAEEFIEGHEGFYDTLTINGQIAHEFISHYYPGVLEAMRTRWISPYFVTTNRIEASSYDEVREMGRAVIEVLGIETSATHMEWFFGHKGLKFSEIGCRPPGVGAWDLYAAANDMDIYREWASAIVHGRTAAKPSRRYSTGIINLRPDRDGHITGYGGLDEIHARFASSVLDSHLPPPGTATQPVEAGYMANAWIRMRHTDYDELRRMLDTVGQTVKVFAR, encoded by the coding sequence GTGCACGTCATCTTCGTCGAGCCGAGCTTTCCTCACAGTCAGGTGGAGTTCGTGCGCAGCCTGGCAGAAGTCGGAGCAGCCGTCACCGGCATCGGGGAAACGCCCGCTGAGGCCCTTTCCGATTCGGTCAAGCGCTATCTGGATGGCTATGAGCGGGTCGACTCGGTCTGTCACGAAGAAGAGCTGCTGGCCACGGTCCGAAGCATCCAGAATCGTCGGTGGGTCGATCGGCTCGAGGCCACCGTAGAAGCCCACATCCTGCCGACCGCGAAGGTCCGCGAGGCCTGTTCGATCCCGGGAACCTCGGTTCGCACGGCATTCCTGTGCCGGGACAAGCCCGCGATGAAGGAGGCACTGCGACAAGCGGGAGTGCCCTGTGCCCGGTCGACGGGTGTCTCGACTCCGGAAGAGGCGCGCGATTTCGCCGAACGAGTAGGCTACCCGATCATTCTCAAGCCGCGCAGCTCTGCGGGCGCCGCCGGCACCTACCGGGTAGAGGGCGACAGCCAGCTCGAGGCTGCGATTCGCGCGTGTGGCATCGACCGCGGGGAGTCGACCGCGGCCGAAGAGTTCATCGAGGGTCATGAAGGCTTCTACGACACCCTCACGATCAACGGCCAGATCGCGCACGAGTTCATCTCGCACTACTATCCGGGAGTGCTCGAGGCCATGCGCACGCGCTGGATCTCGCCCTACTTCGTGACCACGAACCGGATCGAAGCCTCGTCGTACGACGAGGTGCGGGAGATGGGTCGGGCGGTGATCGAAGTGCTGGGCATCGAGACCTCGGCCACCCACATGGAATGGTTCTTCGGTCACAAGGGCCTCAAATTCTCCGAGATCGGGTGCCGCCCGCCGGGGGTTGGCGCTTGGGATCTCTACGCGGCGGCCAACGACATGGACATCTACAGGGAATGGGCCTCTGCGATCGTCCACGGCCGGACCGCTGCCAAACCGTCGCGCCGCTACTCGACGGGGATCATCAACTTACGACCCGACCGCGACGGCCACATCACGGGCTACGGCGGTCTCGACGAGATCCATGCCCGCTTCGCCTCTTCGGTTCTGGACAGCCACCTGCCGCCGCCGGGCACGGCCACACAGCCGGTCGAAGCCGGTTATATGGCCAACGCCTGGATCCGGATGCGCCACACCGACTATGACGAGCTGCGCCGGATGCTCGACACCGTGGGCCAAACCGTAAAGGTCTTCGCACGATGA
- a CDS encoding type 1 glutamine amidotransferase-like domain-containing protein: protein MGAIVLLGPQRLRPILDRVVADLGIDGRIAAITAGWQEREAEDDDLAEHLGSRTVNLRLYARAEQVFESDAGLAAAYRERQGLLRRAQELYRLRLDHAMAAVRELMRRQGEAELLEAERKAAFKGVRRLDDEHLERVRMVHARFDEEWSPLKRPAVNKQREQLATALSGCDAVAVAGGHVAVLLNRLRLFGLDRLIGNLPVLAWSAGAMALARRVVLFHDSPPQGFGNAEVLESGLGLYSGILPMPHARRRLKLGDPDRITELARRFAPRFCVPMDDGDYLKIEGTTVWAEAPVRRLTIEGHVERLEVERNDVGRVRSL, encoded by the coding sequence ATGGGTGCGATTGTTCTACTCGGTCCGCAACGGCTGCGTCCGATACTCGATCGCGTCGTTGCCGACCTGGGAATCGACGGCCGCATCGCCGCGATCACGGCCGGATGGCAGGAGCGGGAGGCTGAAGACGACGACCTTGCCGAGCACTTGGGTAGCAGGACGGTCAACCTTCGGTTGTACGCCCGAGCCGAGCAGGTGTTCGAGTCGGACGCAGGATTGGCGGCGGCGTATCGCGAACGCCAGGGACTTTTGAGACGCGCCCAGGAGCTCTACCGGTTGCGGCTGGATCACGCCATGGCCGCGGTTCGCGAGCTGATGCGGCGACAGGGCGAGGCGGAGCTCCTCGAAGCGGAGCGCAAGGCGGCCTTCAAGGGGGTGCGGCGGCTGGACGATGAGCATCTCGAGCGGGTTCGGATGGTGCACGCCAGGTTCGATGAAGAGTGGTCGCCACTGAAGCGGCCGGCCGTGAACAAGCAGCGCGAGCAACTAGCCACAGCCCTCTCCGGTTGCGATGCCGTCGCGGTAGCCGGCGGACACGTGGCGGTGCTCCTCAATCGCCTCAGGCTCTTCGGGCTCGATCGCCTGATCGGTAACCTACCGGTTCTGGCCTGGTCGGCCGGTGCGATGGCTCTGGCGCGGAGGGTGGTCTTGTTTCACGACTCGCCTCCGCAGGGATTCGGCAATGCCGAGGTTCTGGAGTCGGGCCTCGGGCTTTACAGCGGCATCCTGCCGATGCCTCATGCGCGCCGCCGTCTCAAGCTCGGAGACCCGGACCGAATCACCGAGCTCGCGCGTCGCTTTGCCCCGCGGTTTTGCGTACCCATGGACGACGGTGATTACTTGAAGATCGAGGGCACGACAGTCTGGGCCGAGGCCCCGGTCCGCAGGCTGACCATCGAGGGTCACGTCGAGCGGCTCGAGGTCGAACGGAATGACGTCGGCCGGGTGAGGTCTTTATGA